Genomic segment of Falco peregrinus isolate bFalPer1 chromosome 5, bFalPer1.pri, whole genome shotgun sequence:
TCCAATTTCTAAATACCCGTATTTCCCAAATAATTGGCATTTGGCTTCGTTTTTCATTGGATCCTTCTGAAAAGTCAGTATTTACCTAGGCAGTGACTGCTTATATCGGGTTGAATCCTGACAGTGCTCTTCTATAGACATTTATATGTCCTTATAGGGAATAGGGCTATGATCTAAAAGCTATTCTGATCAGTATCAGTGTGCGAGAAATTCAAGTAAATGTCTTTTGGATGGTTATTGGAGTATAACTGTTAACAGTAGTGCTCTTCCAAAGCATTAAATATCTTGTGTACAACTTCAACAATAATGACATCTTAGTTTGTCCTGTTGGTGCCTGTTGCCATAAACTGCTGCAGTTTAAGGGCCAAATCTAGCCACCACTGAAGCTGAAAGATTTTTTGGTTGGACTTGACCGGCCTTTATAGAAGCGAAGTTTGTCAGGCACGCTAGTTGTACTATTACTCCTTTgaacagacatttttaaaggctgaaGATATGGGTGAAATCTATCACTCACAGGGTGACTTCAAGATCTTCCCCCATCCCTGACTGTAGGAGAGAACAGCAGTTTTTCTGTACAACACACAGgtgattcttttaaaatcagataCAGACTTACGGCCAAACTATTGAGACTGAGAGTTACGTGCCTGTTAGAATATTTCATGAAGAGAAGCTGCTCAGTGTGATGGTGAGACTAACCTGGGTTTGGAGGCATCAGGGTACATCATTGGTGCCTGTGGGGACTCACAGGTCACGGAAGGGACTAACGAGCATTGAGTGACTCCATTTTTTGGTGTCCAGGAGGGTACTGATCTTGAGGGAGAAGAACAACCTAACATCATAAAAAGAGGTCCCTTGTGATGTCTTGGATCAAACACCcagaattaattaatttcagatCCAAGCCTTATATTGTGTCACTGCACAGAGGATGACTTCTATCCCACAACCACTTTGTGGAGACTCAGTCCCACCTCATGAGGGAAAGAATAAGCTTTTTGAGTTGTTTGTAAGCTTGCCCTGCATGCTGTTACCAGATATATGTGCATGCAAATGAAGCAACTTACCTGTTTTCATGGCTTATAGTTGGTAAGCAAAGTAGTGTGAGTCTTCTGCTATGTCCATTTGGCACAGGCTGCAACAGAGAAAGcaaggctgggggagctggcatGATGTTGGGCAAAGCCTGCTAAGACAATGTGTTTGTGTCTATACACAGATAAGATCTTGCACTTAAGTAGCACTTCATATTCGAAGTGGTCACTGAAGAAATGATACACACGCAAGCTCCCTGTTGAAGTGGTGTTCTCTAAGGCACTGCTGACAAACCATTCAAGAGCAATATCACCTGGTTTATCAGGTCAGGAAGTGACGAACACTTACTTCTTGCTTAAACATCCAAAGTGACTAAGTTCTGGAAGAATAAACAGTAGCTATTTGCCTGTCATCAAATCATTGGGAATAGGCCTTTTCCCAAGAGCAGCTACGAACTCTTTGGTGGTGACTCTAGTTTGGGCTGTACATGTTAAATCACATCCAGGACTTAGTCCCTAAAATAGTGCAATGCCCTAATGCTGTCCTTGCACGCTGCCTCACTGTTGAGTCAGACACCATTTCCTGAAGAGCACAGGTTCTCCTGCAGGATCCCTGCTCAGTCCTGTTGTGCTCTGGGAAGGGCAAGTCATAGCCTGGAGTCAGATGGTTGCAAGCTGTGGCTTATGGTCTTTGTTCCTAAGACTACCAAAAGGATGATTTCTCATTAAAAACCAACCCTATGACACTCCCTTCATCCCCTTGGCTTGCTTATACACTGCTATACTGGTCAGGACCTGCCTCTGAGTAATCCCCTTGCTTTCTCTGAAGGGTGTCATCTTAAAAAGGGCAATGATACATGGTTTTGATACAGACACATGAAAAAATGCCCTTAAATAACCAGGGTGATTGTTTAAATCTTATTCCTTAAAGATGTAGTCTCCACAGTTCTTGATGGCATCCCCCTTTCGCTCAGATGTTGCCATTAGGAAGAACACCCTCAGTGCATGCATCATGCAAACACCATCTATCTTTTTACTCAGTAAGGCTAAGAATCTAGAGCTTAACTGTTAATGGAAGACGATTAAATGGCTTGTGGGCTCGCTTCTGCTTAGGTGAAATAAAAACTCAGGTCTGGGCTTCCACTGTGCAAACAGGACAGGACAACTGGAAAAGCTTTATTGTTCAATCAGTTTCTCATCAGCTCTTCTAAGCTGCACTCCTTAGCAACAACCATCGGACACTCATGACGGGCTGCTGACTCTTTCCGTCTCTTTAGATTGTGCCGCGCTGGGGTCTGATGGCGTCTGCAGTCCTGAGGTGGCAGGTGCAGGTGGGGCAGTGGGGGACTGGAGGGCTTTGTCTGCAGAGTGGTGCTGGGGACGCTGGCAGAGCTGagagtggtggtggggaggagtgGGCCACAGGGCTGAAGTTCTTGCTGCCCGCTGCTCCCGCCAGCTCTGGAAGTGCGGGAGCAGCTGCCGGTGGAGATGGACGGGTGGCACCGAGGCTGGGAGGTGCTTCAGCCCATCGCTTGGTGGACGCTGGCATGTCCCCTGCAGGCTGGCCACCTGGtcttctgcagggctgcccctCATCCATCTCCAGGGCTTTCCGCTTGAGGCCAGCCCTCCTCCGGCACTTTTCCAGCAGGTGGGGATGCCCTCTGTTAAAGAGGGGGTTATAGTAGTAGAGTACCTAGAAGAAGCAAAGGAGAAGAGTCAGTTGCCGCCATCCCAAGCCTGGAAAAGCCCAAGCTACGAGAAGCCAGACTCTGAATTGCACAAGACAAACATGGATAGTGGAAGGGACTCTCGGGGACGGCTGAAACCTCAAGCTGAGGCCGAAAGGTTACGTGAAGCGTTCTGTTCAGTCACCGCCACCCCTGGCAGCAAGAGCAGCGTAggcttttcaaaagcataagAAGTGCTTTCAAAAGCCAAATACCATGACTGTTCAGCAACTCCAGGGTGGGCATGAGCAGGGAGGTAACACTGGGGTCCTTAAGTGTATCCTCTTGGCATCTGGCAGGAAGGTTTCAGATTTGGTGCAGCAAGACACGTAGCAAAGACATTCAGAGCAATGAGGTTACACGGAGCCTGTCTTTCCATGGAACGGCTTCAAACTAAGCAGGTATAACCAAACTGTACTTTATCCACGTTTCTACTAGCCAGAAAGACTAACTCAAACCTTCCTGAAAACGCCCCGAGGAGGAAACTAAAACCGGACCGCTCgctgccctccccgccccctcTATTGCGAGGCCTTATGCGACGCGAAGGTCCGTCCCTCCCCCAAGACCCCTGTGAGCGTTAGTGGATGTGCGGAGCGATGGCTCTACcttgctgtgagcagcagctgctgcttcttctgccAGGAACTCAGGCAGGGAGGCAGATCTTTCGCCATCCCCTTGCATTTTGATGAATCCGTGGTAGTTCATCTGGCGAAGGAAGCTCTTCATGCTCTGCCTGGTGTAAACCTGCAGAGGtcctcccctgcccagcacctcctCTTTGAAGAGCTTCTCGTTGATGGCCACGCATTTTCCTCCCTTGCTCCACCAAATGGACCGAAACTGGTCGCTTTCCACCATCGTCCAAAGCTTCTGTGGAAAGCGGAGCGACAGGAGCCCACTGCCTTGGCCCACGCTCTTGCTGGAAGCAGGAGGGACTTGTTTGGTGTCATGTCCGTCACCCCCCGGTTGGACGTGCCGCTCCTCCCCTACCACTTGCGTGGCAGCGTCCCGGGGGGCACTTTCCCCCTGTCCTGGAGGGCCAGCACAAGTCGTGTCTGcccactgccccagctcctctggagcaggcagggatggtGTTACTTGAGCAGACAGCTCCCGCTCCATTGCTTTTGTGCCAAGCTTGCCTCGGTGGCCAGCACCGTGGAGAGCCAGGCCTTGGTCCTGCCAGTCAGCAAGCAAaggccagctggcactggctggcTGTGGGTCCCAGCAGATATTCCGGCACGGCATTGTGATGCCCGTGCTGCATAGTGGTGACATCACAATGCGACGTCACGGTGACGTTTGAAAACGGTGGCCTGGCAGAAAGGAGCAGCCGGAGGAGCAGTTGCTGAAGAGCaacttctgttgctgcttttcactgGCAGAGCCGCCGCTGGCGGGACTGCAGGGCCCCGCAGGCAACGAAGCTGTTGAAGGGCTGTGGGCAATGAGGGGACcgtgctgtgtccagctgcaTCCAGGGGGGTCTGCAGCGAGGAGCGGGGACGGCGGCGGCGTTGGGCACCCCAGTGCTCTGTTCAGGCACTTTTTCAGCTGGCCACCTCTGACATGTGCAGAAACGTCCTCATACTGCTTGTTGTCATTTCACTGGGGTGGTGTCTGTTAAGGAAACACGATGCAAGGTGTTTAATCTGCGCAGTGGTGTAAACACAAAGAACAGCTGCAAGTATGGAGGAGGAGGCGTCCACTGGATAAAGGAGAAGGCAGTCCAAAGCACGGAGCAAGTGTCCgacaaagaggaggagggacaTTTATCCCATCCTCGGCTTTTTCAAGTGgtattaaaatactgaagaaaaccaCAGGAAGAAAACCTTTTCTTAGAAAgaacagaatcatttaggttggaaaaggccctTAAGATCAAGGGCAACCATTAAgctaacactgccaagcccaccctTCAGGGACACTCGTGTCTCTAACCGCCACAGCTACAGGTCTTTTcaatccctccagggatggtgactcaaccacttccctgagcagcctcttccaatgcctgacaaccctttcagtggaaaaaaatgtcctaATGTCCTGtttaaacctcctctggtgcaacgtgaggccatttcctcttttcttactgcttgttacctgggagacTGGCGGGCATCTCACTATGTACCAGCTCctgtcaggtagctgtagagagcgataaggtctcccctgagcttccttttttccaggctgaacaaccctcATTCCATCACCTGCTCTGCAtaggacttgttctctagacccttcaccatcTTCATTGCTCTATGGAtgcactccagcacctcagtgtctgtcttggaGTGAGGGGCTCAAAACTCAATCTGAATGAAAGAAGGGAGGCAAACTATTAGGGAAGGGTGTGACAGGGCCAGCACCATCTTATATCTTTTCACTGTTGTAATGCAATGAAGAAGCATCATCTCCAATACAATGAATCCTGTTCCTGGCATCCCCTGCTCTCTAGGTGCCACTTCCTAGCACAGGACAGGAGTCAGGGCCAACCTGTTTTCTCTGAATCATTTCTGCCATGGGGATGGACAGGAAGGCAGTATTTGCAGTGGACCTGCCCCATGTCCAACTACTACATGCTCCACGTTGAAGAAATGACCATATGCCATCTGCTTATCAAAGCAGTGCTGAAGGAAGCACCTACATTCTTAGCAGTCTTAGTGAAGAGGAACCACCTGTTCTTTGTTGTAATTAAGAAGCAGTCCAGTTGTCCAGAGAGtctaggtttttttaatcaaaggcTAATTTCTCCAAAGCATCTGTAGTTCAAGAAATTCTGTTAAATCTTTCTTCAAATGAGAAGATGCTATGCCAACAGCAAGtggttaatattttaaattgtgtgATCATTGACACTATAAAGGTATATTGCAAAATTTTGGTTATTAAGACTGGGTGATAATATTTATACTAGCTAAGTAACAGCTATAAAATCTACAGTTAATGTTTCTGGCATAGATTGCACGTGCAGTACAAGTGGAAATGGTTTATTAAACAGCTGAACATGGGAGAATGTGTGGGGGGGTGTTGCACAAGAGGAATTAGAACATTagagcagaaaagcaacaaaagcaaCACTGAACTCCTAAGCCAGttgaaaaattgaaatattgacATAATAATTGACATAGTTAACTTAAAAATATCATGTCAGTTGTTAACCATTTAGTGCCAAACAAAGGCATTTAGTTCTTGCCTAAGAAGCTGAACACTCCAGTGGTGATGGCTGTGGCTGAATAGAAGCAGCAGTGAAGTCCTGTACTAGGAcattttccaaatcagtgcTTAGATAAGTTATTGAGGACCTGAAAGACTCAAGCATTTCATACAGggcttttataaaaatacttttagatAACATTTATATTGCACAGGACTAGACTTTTAAACAATATCTGACATAGGTAAAATGTTCATCTAAATTCTAGAAAGGCAAGTGTGAAACCAAGCCGTTAGGAAGGTTCACAAATTATACAGCTCTTATCTCTCTGAACAAGAGCTTCCAGAATAATTAGAGCATCAAGCCTGGAAAACGAGAAAAGAAGCCAAGGTTTAGGGAATGTTTTCCAGTATGTTTGGGTCATCACAAATTGAATATTCTCAAACGGAACTGTAACTTGGTCAGAAATGTGGTGTGAGTAGGTCTGGGTTTTGTAGTTTTGTAATGATAGCGAAAAGTACAGGTTAAAGACCATGGTCATTGCCATGAAAAGGTATATGGCCTTTTAGAAGGTACTTAAACAAAAGAGTGATTTTAATAGATCAATGTGAGGTTTTACGTCAGCAGAACTGAGAAagccttggaaaaaaatctgcacagcTAAGTGCATTTGCtgtttacaaaatatttctaatcTTTGTGAGTGGGAGCAGTCAACATTGTACGTAATGATGAAgagtaaaaagagaaagtatttGTGTTTCACAACTTTCCTATTaccatgttaaaataaaatatgtaaatttatatatattaaaaaaagaaaatacataaggAAGTGAGCTAAACAAAGAATGTGGGTATATTCCTTTTTACTTAGTTTTAGGAGAGTGTGGGGTTtagtataaaattattttaaatatttttatatattatgtGTACTAGGTTACCTGGTGTGTACAGTTTAGATCTGTAATATGTTATCCACTGCGATATTTAGATTACAGTCCTGCACTTGACTGAGATCTCTGAAGGTTGATGAAAAACCTGTAGGGAATGGAACTGCCCAGCCCATatgctttcttcccctttctctgaGGAACCCACCTCTTGCCTTTGATGGTGTAATAACTGCGCTTTTTGTCAAGTCCAGCGGAGTCCCAAGGGAAAGTTTTTAATTCAGACCCACAAAAGCCTGACCTTTGCAAGAGACTGCGTAAGTCACTTGTTGCTTGCAAGTCTGGTGAAGATGCGTGGTGATCACGGtagctgtttctgtgctgttagGAGTGCACCAGAATGCAAGAACTG
This window contains:
- the LOC129784544 gene encoding heat shock transcription factor, X-linked-like yields the protein MSPLCSTGITMPCRNICWDPQPASASWPLLADWQDQGLALHGAGHRGKLGTKAMERELSAQVTPSLPAPEELGQWADTTCAGPPGQGESAPRDAATQVVGEERHVQPGGDGHDTKQVPPASSKSVGQGSGLLSLRFPQKLWTMVESDQFRSIWWSKGGKCVAINEKLFKEEVLGRGGPLQVYTRQSMKSFLRQMNYHGFIKMQGDGERSASLPEFLAEEAAAAAHSKVLYYYNPLFNRGHPHLLEKCRRRAGLKRKALEMDEGQPCRRPGGQPAGDMPASTKRWAEAPPSLGATRPSPPAAAPALPELAGAAGSKNFSPVAHSSPPPLSALPASPAPLCRQSPPVPHCPTCTCHLRTADAIRPQRGTI